The proteins below are encoded in one region of Vicia villosa cultivar HV-30 ecotype Madison, WI unplaced genomic scaffold, Vvil1.0 ctg.000525F_1_1, whole genome shotgun sequence:
- the LOC131629145 gene encoding uncharacterized protein LOC131629145, with amino-acid sequence MASGPKGAHNRAPVFNGENYGYWKDCMCVHINAIDRNIWTAIVNGPFQITMTNAAGAVVPKPEDTWNAEDEKKYAYDWKARNILISALGVDEYYRVSHCRSAKAMWDTLQVAHEGTDDVKLARINTLTQEFELFHMEDGETIESMQKRFVHLKNRLNSLDRPVSNAVATNKILRCLNREWQPKVTAIKEANDLNTLDITTLFGKLEEHEQHLKCLDMHEKRTKKEKNMEKEVEKKSIALKASSSKTSKREPKDSDTSDDEDSDDEEMGLFVRRYNKYLKKNGAKHSDKGLINYRRQSNMFKQDDDNKGRIKGLCFNCGKAGHYKPDCPYLKKEKEKNQSKGHNKSKRAYIAWESDSSSESSSSDEEESANLCLMAHQNKKKKAVSHLKPELVDKVSHSQLKLAFEELHRDAIKAFKLLASNKKIFSYLESKVEKTERDMEALKQSMLDIQKDKVEIDPTSWFGCETCHIWQKEVRNLKAKLDKALQPKVTFAVDPNKFKRSYTPLYSKYTFVPKVSTSKTPYSHHITCHYCCKKRHTIEKCKFRRILVPKGVFQWLPKCNKLCTHYQGPNENWGPPSLN; translated from the coding sequence atggcttctggacctaaaggggctcataatagagctccagttttcaacggagaaaactacggctattggaaggattgtatgtgtgtccatatcaatgcaattgataggaacatctggacagctattgtcaatggtccatttcagatcactatgacaaatgcagctggtgcagttgttccaaaaccagaagatacttggaatgctgaagatgaaaagaaatatgcatacgattggaaagcgagaaacattctaatctcagctctaggagttgatgaatactatcgtgtttcccattgtagatcagctaaagctatgtgggacacattgcaagttgcccacgagggaacggatgatgtcaaactagctaggatcaatacgttaactcaagagttcgaacttttccacatggaagatggtgaaaccatcgaaagcatgcagaaaagattcgtgcacctgaaaaatcgattaaattctcttgatagacctgtttccaatgcagttgctactaacaaaatcttaagatgtttgaacagggaatggcagcccaaagttacagcaattaaggaagcaaatgatctcaacactttagacattaccactctttttggtaaactagaggaacatgaacagcatcttaaatgccttgacatgcatgagaagaggacaaagaaagaaaagaacatggagaaagaggtagagaagaagtcaatagctctaaaagcttcgagctccaagacctcaaaacgagagccaaaggatagtgacacaagtgatgacgaagactccgatgatgaggaaatgggactgtttgtgcgaagatacaacaaatatctaaagaaaaatggagcaaaacattccgacaaaggattgatcaactatagaaggcaatcaaacatgttcaaacaagatgacgacaacaaaggaaggatcaaaggtctttgcttcaattgtgggaaagccggtcactacaaaccggattgtccataccttaagaaagaaaaggagaagaaccaaagcaaaggtcataacaaatctaaaagagcttacatagcatgggaaagtgattcatctagtgaaagctcgtcaagcgatgaagaagaatcagcaaacctatgtctcatggctcatcaaaacaagaaaaagaaagctgtaagtcatcttaaacctgaactcgtagataaggtatctcattctcaactaaaacttgcttttgaagaattacatagagatgcaattaaagctttcaaacttttggcctcaaataagaaaatattttcataccttgaatcaaaagttgagaaaaccgaaagggatatggaagctttaaaacaatctatgctagacattcaaaaggacaaagttgaaatagatcctacatcatggtttggttgtgagacatgtcacatttggcaaaaagaagtgagaaatctaaaagccaagttagacaaggctctacaaccaaaagtgacttttgcggttgatccaaacaagttcaaaagatcgtatactcctttatatagtaaatacacttttgtaccaaaagtatcaactagcaaaactccatattctcatcatattacctgtcattattgttgcaaaaagagacataccattgaaaaatgcaaatttaggagaattttagttcctaaaggagtatttcaatggttgcctaagtgcaacaaattgtgtactcactaccaaggacccaatgaaaattggggacctccctctttaaattaa